One region of Halomicrobium sp. LC1Hm genomic DNA includes:
- a CDS encoding sugar transferase: MASGWRYRIISVAGVLALIVAAVSVANQPLVQAGFRLLPVIGHLPFDLAEGREFALEAAMTTVVVLLALSPLYKPRPYRILDITMLAVKRMLVALFALAAIGYFDYTYRLPRATLLIVGSLLVVAIPAWFVTIRSRPARGESGRAIIVGDDPGEIDRILAAIDIPVFGYVSPPSPYVVEDSGTQLRVADGAGITTESLAYTTNLECLGGLSRLDDILVEYDVDVAVFAFDETDREEFFGVLATCHEHGVDAKIHRDKADSVLVDDDEIEEIVAIDVEPWDWQERAVKRVFDVVFAVAGLVFGLPLMMVVALAIKLEDGGTILYTQERTAEFGDTFQVYKFRSMVQNAEEETGAKLSEEDRDEQDPRVTRVGRILRQTHFDETPQLWSILVGDMSVVGPRPERPELDSDIKEGVTDWRQRWFVRPGLTGLAQINNVTGHKPQQKLRFDVEYIRRQSFWFDLKIVLRQIWQVASAVAMTVARH; this comes from the coding sequence ATGGCGAGTGGATGGCGCTATCGGATTATCTCCGTTGCTGGGGTCCTTGCGTTGATCGTGGCCGCAGTCTCGGTTGCTAATCAGCCACTCGTCCAAGCGGGTTTTCGATTGCTCCCCGTTATCGGACATCTCCCTTTTGATCTCGCAGAGGGCAGAGAGTTCGCCCTCGAAGCCGCAATGACTACTGTCGTCGTGCTACTGGCGCTCTCGCCGTTGTACAAACCCAGACCGTACAGGATCCTCGACATCACGATGCTCGCCGTGAAGCGGATGCTCGTCGCGCTGTTTGCCCTCGCGGCAATCGGCTATTTTGATTATACATATCGCCTGCCGCGTGCGACGCTTCTGATTGTGGGGTCGTTGCTCGTCGTGGCGATCCCGGCGTGGTTCGTGACGATTCGAAGCCGGCCAGCGCGTGGTGAGAGCGGCCGGGCGATCATTGTCGGCGACGATCCGGGCGAGATCGACCGCATCTTGGCGGCGATCGATATCCCTGTCTTTGGGTACGTCTCACCGCCCTCACCCTACGTTGTTGAGGATTCGGGGACTCAACTACGTGTTGCTGATGGTGCTGGTATCACGACCGAATCACTAGCGTACACGACGAATCTGGAGTGTTTAGGTGGACTCTCACGCCTTGACGATATTCTCGTTGAGTACGATGTTGACGTCGCGGTGTTCGCTTTCGACGAGACCGATCGCGAGGAATTCTTTGGCGTGCTGGCGACGTGTCACGAACACGGTGTTGACGCGAAGATCCATCGGGACAAGGCTGACAGCGTCCTCGTTGACGACGATGAGATTGAGGAAATCGTGGCTATAGATGTCGAGCCTTGGGACTGGCAGGAACGGGCAGTGAAGCGAGTCTTCGACGTGGTGTTCGCGGTTGCTGGGCTGGTGTTCGGACTACCACTGATGATGGTTGTTGCATTAGCAATCAAACTGGAAGACGGAGGAACCATCTTGTACACACAGGAACGGACTGCGGAATTCGGGGATACCTTTCAGGTGTATAAATTCCGGAGTATGGTCCAGAACGCAGAAGAAGAAACTGGTGCGAAGTTGAGCGAGGAAGACAGAGATGAACAGGACCCGCGTGTGACGCGCGTTGGTCGAATATTACGGCAGACTCATTTCGATGAAACCCCACAGTTATGGTCGATCCTCGTCGGTGACATGAGTGTGGTCGGTCCACGACCAGAACGCCCAGAACTGGATAGCGATATCAAAGAAGGTGTGACAGATTGGCGTCAACGATGGTTCGTTCGTCCAGGTCTCACGGGTCTTGCACAAATTAATAACGTAACTGGTCACAAACCCCAGCAGAAACTACGATTTGACGTAGAGTACATTCGACGTCAGTCATTTTGGTTTGATCTGAAAATAGTGCTTCGTCAGATATGGCAAGTCGCCAGTGCTGTTGCTATGACTGTAGCCCGTCATTAA
- a CDS encoding Cdc6/Cdc18 family protein yields MTNSDRKNNIFETGGVFANRELVRVGHVPELDRIIGRDDEVTAIGQALGPATVGGPPETTIIYGKTGTGKSLVTRCVTQEAHQEAKSNDVSFQYAYVDCSDYQTDAKASREMARELVQHLEADVDVPRVGIAASDYRDIVWDLLDEFAVDALVVILDEIDKLDDDELLRSLSRARESGKSSTHVGAICVSNKIEYRDRLNQRIDSSLQDNELVFDPYDAGQLRHILEDRTDAFEAGVLDTDVIPKVAALAAKEHGDARKAIDTLYEAGRLAEKEGAETVTVDHVDDAVQQAEINRFEKLLSGTTPHVKHILHALALLTANNPPQEAFRTHRIYKLYVTLAESEGADPLSEDRVYRLLKEQSFLGITESKHTGGGQSEGSYLEHRLLRSPDIVVEALNISDTP; encoded by the coding sequence ATGACGAATTCTGATAGAAAGAACAACATCTTCGAGACTGGTGGTGTCTTTGCGAATCGTGAACTCGTTCGGGTCGGCCACGTTCCCGAACTAGACCGTATCATTGGTCGAGATGACGAAGTGACCGCGATTGGCCAGGCACTCGGACCGGCAACAGTTGGAGGCCCACCGGAAACGACGATCATCTACGGGAAGACAGGGACTGGCAAGTCACTCGTTACTCGGTGTGTCACCCAGGAAGCTCATCAAGAGGCCAAGAGCAATGATGTGTCGTTTCAGTATGCCTACGTCGATTGTTCTGATTATCAGACGGATGCGAAAGCGAGCCGCGAAATGGCGCGTGAGCTAGTCCAGCATTTGGAGGCTGACGTGGATGTTCCACGAGTCGGAATTGCCGCTTCGGATTATCGTGATATTGTCTGGGATCTTCTTGATGAATTTGCCGTCGACGCTCTCGTCGTAATCCTCGATGAGATCGATAAGTTAGACGATGACGAACTCCTCAGAAGCCTTTCTCGAGCACGCGAGAGTGGCAAATCAAGCACGCATGTCGGCGCGATCTGTGTTAGTAATAAGATCGAATATCGAGACCGACTGAATCAGCGAATCGACTCGAGTCTCCAGGACAACGAACTGGTGTTTGATCCGTACGATGCCGGTCAGCTCCGTCATATTCTGGAAGACCGAACGGACGCTTTCGAAGCGGGCGTTCTCGACACAGACGTCATACCCAAGGTCGCTGCACTGGCTGCAAAAGAACATGGTGACGCACGAAAAGCGATCGATACGCTGTACGAAGCCGGTCGTCTCGCAGAGAAGGAGGGTGCGGAGACCGTTACGGTCGATCACGTCGATGACGCAGTCCAGCAAGCAGAAATCAATCGCTTCGAGAAACTGCTGAGCGGTACGACGCCACATGTGAAGCATATTCTCCATGCACTTGCTCTCCTCACTGCTAATAACCCGCCCCAAGAGGCGTTCCGGACGCACAGAATCTACAAGCTCTACGTAACACTTGCTGAGAGCGAAGGTGCCGACCCGCTCTCTGAAGACCGTGTCTATCGACTCCTCAAAGAACAGTCCTTCCTGGGAATAACTGAGTCTAAACACACTGGTGGCGGTCAGAGTGAAGGAAGCTATCTCGAACACAGATTACTACGAAGTCCAGATATCGTTGTCGAGGCATTGAATATCTCGGATACTCCCTGA
- a CDS encoding VirB4 family type IV secretion system protein has product MTYDPSSSELPTPEAIHSALVGPSGIETTPRSVQLGDTWARSRWVAEYPETPTDGFLERLYASPATRDSDIAIHIDPRETAGTLDALENHIEELEADVEYLSERRRASARGLQKDLTDYQDLYDALRNSSTKAFDVSTYLTSHAETESALGNGGVRKTARQPPANLTPVTPRWQQLETLISGSPIGLNKLDHSLSTRTPMLAGAVGAMFPFVSGAFAEPGIEYGTYALNESPMILDRFNRETGYCKMVIGQLGAGKSFSTKLQLVRRRMYDLDTIVIMLDPLQGFAGVNDALDGERITVGGTRGLNPLEIQPTPPEILDSVPDLDPWAEQLSRTMTFFETFFEVVATNPLADRKQTLRRGLQEAYDRKGITRDPATHSRSSPTVDDVISVLESLLEEPASFGYATEGEQASVRDDAQALLKDLRPSFREGGDLANLARETEFDLDSPAVYLDLHQEEGARGRGETSLMMQVLFNAVYERAKQTDKKVVFAIDEAHYLMNDATSLSFLETAVRHSRHYNLSLHFITQTGGEFALTPETRTIASLCSMTVIHRVNEEAEKLAEWFDLSEREVNWVRTAKAGNEEDGYSEALLGIDEEGWFPLRVRASEYEVSAIDGRE; this is encoded by the coding sequence GTGACCTACGATCCATCGAGCAGTGAGCTTCCGACCCCGGAAGCCATTCACAGCGCCCTCGTCGGTCCCTCGGGCATCGAGACGACGCCACGGAGCGTGCAACTGGGCGATACGTGGGCTCGCTCACGCTGGGTGGCTGAGTATCCGGAGACACCGACCGATGGCTTCCTCGAACGACTCTACGCGTCGCCGGCGACCAGAGACAGTGACATCGCGATCCACATCGATCCCCGAGAGACGGCTGGGACGCTCGATGCACTCGAAAACCACATCGAGGAACTCGAAGCGGACGTGGAGTACCTGAGCGAACGCCGACGTGCCAGTGCCCGGGGGCTCCAGAAAGACCTCACGGATTACCAGGATCTCTACGATGCGCTTCGCAACAGTTCCACGAAAGCCTTCGACGTCTCGACGTACCTCACCAGCCACGCCGAAACCGAGAGTGCTCTGGGGAACGGCGGCGTCCGGAAGACGGCCAGACAGCCACCGGCGAATCTCACGCCCGTGACGCCGCGCTGGCAGCAACTCGAGACGCTCATCTCGGGGAGCCCGATCGGACTGAACAAACTCGACCACTCGCTGTCGACGCGAACCCCGATGCTCGCTGGCGCTGTCGGTGCGATGTTTCCCTTCGTTTCCGGTGCGTTTGCCGAACCCGGCATCGAGTACGGCACCTACGCGCTGAACGAGAGCCCGATGATCCTCGATCGATTCAATCGCGAGACGGGCTACTGTAAGATGGTGATCGGGCAACTCGGGGCCGGGAAATCTTTCTCGACGAAACTCCAGCTCGTCCGTCGGCGGATGTACGATCTCGACACGATCGTCATTATGCTCGATCCGCTGCAAGGCTTTGCAGGTGTGAATGACGCGCTGGACGGCGAGCGCATTACCGTCGGTGGCACCCGCGGGCTGAATCCGCTGGAGATTCAGCCCACGCCACCCGAGATTCTCGATTCGGTCCCTGATCTCGATCCGTGGGCCGAACAGCTCTCCCGGACGATGACCTTCTTCGAGACGTTCTTCGAAGTCGTCGCGACCAACCCACTGGCCGATCGGAAACAGACACTTCGTCGAGGACTCCAGGAAGCCTACGATCGAAAGGGAATTACGCGTGATCCGGCGACGCACTCCCGGTCCTCACCGACCGTCGACGACGTCATCTCGGTCCTCGAATCGCTGCTCGAAGAGCCAGCGAGCTTCGGCTATGCAACCGAGGGCGAACAGGCAAGCGTTCGAGACGACGCCCAGGCGCTGCTGAAGGATCTTCGTCCATCCTTCCGCGAGGGCGGTGATCTCGCCAACCTCGCTCGCGAGACCGAATTCGATCTGGACTCGCCGGCGGTCTACCTGGATCTGCACCAGGAGGAGGGTGCCCGCGGTCGCGGTGAGACGAGCCTGATGATGCAGGTGCTGTTCAACGCCGTCTACGAGCGAGCCAAGCAGACGGACAAGAAGGTCGTCTTCGCGATCGACGAAGCCCACTACCTGATGAACGATGCGACCTCACTATCGTTCCTGGAGACGGCTGTTCGTCACTCGCGTCACTACAATCTCTCACTGCACTTCATCACGCAGACGGGTGGAGAGTTCGCACTGACTCCAGAGACGCGGACGATTGCGAGTCTCTGTTCGATGACGGTGATCCATCGGGTAAACGAGGAGGCAGAGAAACTGGCAGAGTGGTTCGACCTGAGTGAGCGTGAAGTGAACTGGGTTCGGACGGCGAAGGCGGGGAACGAGGAGGATGGCTACTCGGAAGCGCTGCTCGGGATCGATGAAGAGGGCTGGTTCCCCTTGCGAGTGCGAGCGAGTGAGTACGAAGTGAGTGCGATCGATGGGAGGGAGTAA